The Amblyomma americanum isolate KBUSLIRL-KWMA chromosome 11, ASM5285725v1, whole genome shotgun sequence genome includes the window tttctttccttaaatatGAAGATACCGTATTTATTTGCATATAATGCGCGCCCCATCTTTTTACCTgaatttttgaaataaataaaaacctaTTATTCGCATAATTTGCGCTCCCTGCTGTACCAGACCGCCAGCATGTACAGAGATGTGCGCGAGGCAGGCTTGGGATGATCGGCGCAGCCGCTTTGCCGTGTTAGCTTGCGAAAGGTGGAAGTTGCAAGGGCACGTATTGTGTGCTGTTTACCCGGCTCACTCGTGCTGGCGGTCGCTTTCCCGGGTGATAAAGTTTCACGCGCGTCCGAATCTGAAACTAGCCGACCGTTTGCTGTTCGCTTCACCGCTAGTCAGCTAGGCTGCATGCAAGGGTGCCATTTTATTGCGCCGATTATCTCCTTGCCTCCCACTGCTGGATTCACAATTGTATCGTTGCGCGTTTATAGCTTTGAGCTGTGCACGCACCATTATGCTATCCCGCAGGGAACTATAACGGGGGGCAGGGCGGGAGGGTGTATGCATGTTATATTTGGCGTCAagtttttttttggccagcgaggGATGTAAGATGGGGCCCGTCTACATCCCGGTCTAATATAGAGTATATATCTCGCATTATGACTTTTGTAGcgttttttaggacgtgttcagaaaatttttgtttaatttgtgcaccccctttttgaagccctaatttaaagaaaaaagtgggcaaattatgcgagtaaatgcgGTATCTCCAAGAGGACCAGCTGCAGTACAATGTCATTAATTTGAACTTCCTGTATATCTTATATTTTAGCTGATCATCTCGTCCTGGGTATTAAAAAAACTCTCTTTTCTTCAAACTCGACACAATTCAGACCACATTTTGCTTTATCTCTTTTGAGTTAGAATTACAgcagaacccctctatagtaaaatCACTCAGACCAGCAGAAATCTTTACTATATAAGGGTCTTTACTGTATTAGTTGCTGGTGATGGCATGGCGCTGAGgatgctctctggctgcttactgaATAAAAAGTGTTGCcttataaaagaaacactcagaAATACCTTCCATCGTGCTATTATTGAACCTTTATGTGCATTATTTATTTTGAGTTATCACATTTTATGTTATCACGCTTTCGATTTCGTCTTAGTCTTGTGGAAGCACTGCACAAATGCAACGTGGCTACGAATATAACGCTAGTTTGATTCCATGCAAAAACCAAAACTTTGCATGAACACGGTGCTGTCTTCTATAGACTCAGCATCATGTAAAAGGCAATAGGTAAGATCTTAACATGCGCGACACAGTCAAGCATGGTGAAACCGCCCACACAATGCCGCCACTGCCATGCTGCGAATGTTGGCCCTTTCCTTaccttctctactcaccactgcACCTTTGCTAGCTTTCCTTTCTCGGCATACCACGCCGCCTTCTTTCTACACTAATAGCCAGGTTTACTTGGTATATTTTCTTTCCGTGAGCACCGCGCGCTTTGCCCCATGGCTTTCAGAAAGTTGGGTTCTAATCATGGTCTTGATCTTGGTGCTGAAACCACCTCAAAAAGCACCGTTCTATTGTCTTCGATATTCATTTGCCTCCGAACATTAGCCTCACTGTCTTCGACTTCGTGCGTGCCACAATGTCATCTTCTGCGGAACGATGTCGCTACAGCTagacgctctttactatagccatttcttgtacaaaaaaatctttactataaacGAAAAAAATGTACGGTCATCTATGGAAGGTGAAATGGGACCCCAGTTTCGCTTTACTGTATCCGAGTTTTTGCTGTATCTGAGTTTGttatagcggggttctactgtatcaAGAGGCAACTGTATTCAACTTCTTTGAAGAAATTATGTTTTCAAGAATCCAGTCTCTTCAGCAGAAAGGCCCAACTGGGGTTTATCATTGAAGACAAAGAAGGCGATTCTCGAATAAAAGGCGCaagttttccttgttttcttccttAATTTCAGCGTTTAAAGGCGTGGAGTTCCTGGTTCCTTCACGTTTCGTTTTTTGTgcccttttgtttttatttatttattcttgctGTGCCGTGCCGTTCCTACCATGCTTTTATGTTGCTAGCTGGCCAATATGTATTACAATTCAGCAAGGAGCAAGGGCTCTTTACTGCTTAGTCCTTCCAGCCATCGCAAGCTCCTGCACAGTTGAGCTTCAGAATAGGATTAAGGCATGGTATGTTGCAATTTAACATCTGAAACTGGCGCGTCGGCTGTGGGAAACATTGTAGTCAAGGGCTTTGGattaattttgactacctggagttctttaccatgggctgacatcgcacagtgcatgggcgtcttttgcatttcgctttgaaattctactgctgcgGCTTGTCTGGGCTACTGTTCTCATTTTGACTGTCCTCGTGACTCTGGTAGCACGAAGTGAGGGAAGCGGTGACCGAAGAAGATGCTCATGAAGGATCGCCACCAGTCTTCTTTGGAGTGACCATTGCCCTGCTCTCTGCTTCCAGGTATGCCAACATGCACAACCTGGCCCTGTTCCTCATCCAATTTGTGCCCGCGGGGCTGCTGTCCATTTTCGTCAGCCCCTGGAGTGACCGGTACGGCCACAAGATACCGCTGCTTGTCGCTATAGCTGGTGGCATCCTCCAGGACTTGACGACACTCTTCACCGTGATGTCTTTCTATGCCCCACTCTACGCCACCGTCCTGTGTGCCATTCCCAATGGCTTCAGCGGCGGCCTCGTGTCTGTGTGTGCCTCTGTCTACAGCAACGGCACACGGACAGCCTCAGCAGAGCTGAAGACAGTGCGGTTCGCTGTCATCATGACTGCGCTGACTTTAGGTTTCCAGTTGGGGTTGTTTGTGGGCGGCCAGGTGTTCCGCGCGGCAGCAGGCAACTACACGGCCGTGTATGTGACGTCGGCCGTCCTGCTGGCAGTCATGTATGTGTGGGTGGGTTGGACGGTGCCATTCAGCACCCAGCTGCACCGGTCAAGCAGGTGGGAGCTCCTGCGGGACCTGATGCGGCTGGACAACCTGCGCGAGGGTGGGCGGGCGGTGTTTCGGCCACGGCCAGGCTTCAACCGGGCCAAGCTACTGCTGCTCATGGTCTCCATCTGGTTCATCCTTTTCAACAGCGAAAGTAAGTGAGCCTTCCGACTCTTAGTGTGCTTCACGGTTGGGTTTGTGTTGTCAACTTCACTATACTTGTCAAAACTCGTCTGCACTATGCGAGACATTACTTCTTGAGAGTGAATGGCAGGTGCTAAACAGAGTTCGTAGTTCCTTAAAAAGATTGTTTCCGAAATAGCTGCATTGCTGAAATGAAACTGCATCAATGCGGTTATTGTGTGACCGGCAGTGTGGGTGAAACAAAACATGATTGTGAAGCGCACTGCACTTCATTTGAAAATGCAGGCTCCATTTCACAGCCTGCAGTTTGTGTCCTGGCATCACAGCACAATGCAATGCCCTTGTTCATAATGAGGCAACCGGCAGACATATCCGGGTCTTTCGTTAGTTGCATCTCGGATATGTCATCCGCCAGTTGGCTCATTGTGAACAGAGGAGACGTAGTACTCTTGAAACGTCGCTATTTTTTGGCCATGCTCAGTGACCAGTCAGTTTTGTCAGCTTCTAAGATCACTTGGCCATCACTTCACTTGTACTGGAGCTACTATTAGACATCTTTTCAGGTGCCGCTGTCACCTACTGACTGTTGCGTTTCTCGGAGACAATCGAATAAAAGTAAAAGCTCTCTGAGCCGTACTGCTGACTTGGTAGCGTTCAAGGTAGCATTTGGCAGCAATTTCAGTTTTACAATCTGCTTGCATGGGCTGCGTGCGAGATTTGGCCGGAATTAATGGTCAGAAATCCCCATTGTCTGGAGTCATGACAAACCAAAACAACACGCTCTTGCTGCAGTGGTACTGGTAGGGCCATCTTGCACTCACCGAAGTAACATGCCCTCCAAACACAGAGGTGGAGGAGCTGTGCAGTTGGCTTGAAGGTGATTTCTTGACTGCTTTATCAGTATTGGGCGCAGAAAACATTTCGCCTTCTATTTCTTCATAGCTGGGCTCTCAGTTGCAGCAGCGTTGTCTTGCTAGCATGTCTGCCGGTTTGTGGAATCGCAGGCTGCAGACACCTGTCTGGGTAGTTTGCTGGGGGCATCTACTGTTTGTTTACTTTATCAGGAGTGCAACAGCTGTGCCTACTGCATCATTTTGATACAGTTGTATATTGCTGCACCAAAGACGAAATTTGTTGAAATGTGCCAACGATGCTCCAGTAAAAGTTCTCAGTTGTGCTAGTTTTAGCAGATGAGCCTCTTTGGAAATGTGCAGTTTGGTTAGTGTATCAGATGTTTCCAATCCAGTCCAGCAGCCCCTAAGGTGGCTAGGACAGAATGCAACAATGGAAAAGCACGAGCATGCTTGGTGTTGCACAGAAGGTGAGTGCAAAACCAAGTACACGCACAGAGGGCAAGTGCTGAAGAAAGCACGAGCTAGCGGAAGGCAACAGAAGGTGCTGCCTCGGAGCAGCCCACTCTTGAAGTGCACAAGAGAGCTTTGGAGGGCCATGTAGTTCGTGGTGAGCAAGGCATTGCTCACTATTTGTGAGGAAATTAAGACATGAACATGGTAGAAAGTGGCAGCATGTTCTTAATGAcaggcgcatgatggccttagttgcctatgtgccataaaacccaacacaacacacaaaaacaAACGGGCAAGCGAGCCTTGAGCAGGCACATAAGAAAACACAGGAAAACTCGAAAAGCTAAAGTTCGAAAAGGCAAACCTTTGATGTCATGTCAGTGGCATTTACACTAGTCATGTATGAACTGCTAGTGAGCTTATAGTGATATGCACAAGTAGTTTGGctgtttcattttcatttattaacccttaagggtcccattaaagggacccagaaagggcaTCTCAATAAAAATGCGATATGTATGGGATGTTATAAGACGACTCTTCATAGTTATACTCCAGCAGGAATTATTTTAATGCtttctgtggaagctgagttatatgcagacaaaatttgaactcccgcgtctttgcgcctttccctctcctctcgcacgccaaaacggcggcgctcctccgccagtCCCACTTACTTGGCCGCTCCCCTACCTCCACCGGCTGCGGCGCGcacggagtggccgcggccgctgcAGCACATGACATCTAAATGATTTTGGctctgtgaaccaatgataaccctcggctgctgacgtcatttgcaagacgtgacatcgtctgccaggttttcgtacaaaagcccggcaccgcgcgttgccgtgacgtgcgaaagcaggaatctttaaaaatgtattgtaaatttaccgctcgcttttgaggtctcgtacgcggcatggacgctcggtggcctgtactctacatagcgCAATCATTTTAAAGCCaggctcaaacacccctttctgtggccctttaaggatATTACATGGAGGGGGTGGGGGCGGATACAGTGGTGTTAtacatattgtcgccgacaaacgtagcgcGACTCAAAAAGGGGCTTTTTATTCGAACGGTCAAGTAGACCAACAGCGTGCACCGGAGCAGAAGCGTTGACTTCCTTGTTGACACCCGGGCCAAGTCATGCCGCttggccgcatggcggcgctcgcagaatgtgatgAGCAGTGTGGCAGTATGAACGGGCAAATAATAATATCAGAACAGAAAGGTCAGATGAacaagattaaaaaaaagaatagcgAATTCAGATAGTCAAGTAATGACACACCATGGCAAAAAACATGCAGCAATACAGACTACAGCGATGCAAGCAGTGCTCTAAAACAAGCTGAACGGATTGCAGCACATGGTAAGGTCTGCATGAAATTACACTTCGTATTACTTAGTTGCATTACTCAGTCAGAACACCTCTTCTGGATTCAGCTCCGGTATCCAGTCATGGTCTAGTTTATTCAGATGCTACTCACGCAGACAAGCAGTTTGGTGTAGTACAAGTAGTGTGATCTAGTCAGATGCTACAGTAGGTGCTTTGAGTACAAATAAAAATTTGTTCGCAGTTTTCGTGCCAACCTTTTCTTGTTCGTCTTGTGTTCCTTTTCTTGGTCCTGTTAATATTCTAAGCATTTGAATCAGCCTGGTTTGCTGGTTGGTACAAATTGTGGGGTTgagttggggagataagtactttctccccactcaatcgcggctgacacggttcaaagccgcccggaccccaccccgtgatcgcgtacgctaccgagcgctcgccgaccacggcgggccttgctttgggggaacaaaggaacgacacattggctgacacaaacaggcatttattgctacagaaacaataacgccagctagcaacaaggtacgctaatgaatcgaggtcgtccgactcaccagcaaggttccgagcgaatgttcgcccgcgctagggcaagggatataaactccgcaggccggacgggacgagtacgggagcctgtctccccgtcgcttcttcgccccatcggcgaagagcggagccccgagcgacgcgtccgctcaggctcattatcccggccgaagagagcccatctcccgcgggcaggcttcagcagtcccccgcgcagcgacgctggcgccctctcttgccagctaatgtaactgacaagggaatccgctcagcctcgaggtgagaccgccgctgcacggtgcctcgcgggaaagcaaactcaggggctgcagggcaggtccccacaaaatCGACCTCCACCTTGCTGGTTTCAGCAGAATTCATTGCTCACAGACCTTATCCACTGAAGCTAAAACATGATCGCACCGATGTTAGTTTTATGGTTTGTAGCCCTGTTGCAATTATGTAGGTAATTCTAAATAGCCCCTGTAAAAATTATGTATTTTTAGTGTTTTCTGTTTCAAAAGTAAGTATTCTTCCTCGTTAAACTGCTCCATATCTGCATTCTTCTGCTTCAAAAATTGCTCCAAATCCTATTCCAACTGTTGGAACCCTGCTTTATTTCCACACTACCCGGCTTCACGTGAGAGCATTGATGGGCAGGGAATGGAAAGTATGTGCAGGTTACGGTGGTGTAGGTGGCGAATGAGAGTAACATACAATGGGCACACCATGAAAAATTAGCATAATGTATGCAGGCAGAAGTGGGAAATGCATTTATTTGTTGTTATTTAGATAATGCTGTTCGCTTCTCAGAGGCTGTTACAGGACAAAGTGAAATTGAAGAGCGAAAGATATACGAGCATACAAATGTAGGCACTGGAACTTAAATCAAGAGTAAATAAAAGACACTAAAAGGTCAGTATTTTGACTGCAAGGGTGACAGTACATTCCAGGAAGAATTTTGTTAAAGGTGCacaaaagaggaatctgaactcgtttttttaccgcgggaactcgttGTACATGTtctgagcattcttagaaactttgaattattgtcctgtgcaacCGATTTCCTTaatttaaatcagattaaacgtcccggctcctgcctttttttttttttgaactcagtGCTGAAgttaggaggagtcaaccaaagcGTGGAGTgcttttcagccagtcccgtggcggcttgccgctctgccatctgcAGAGTGATGCGTAAATCAAAGAGTTCATCACGCATTTTTGTTTTCGTGGgcttaatttgcggctatgttctCTGCCgactgaaaacatttattcacagcaacataaaaaacaataaaaacgaaAACGAAGCCACCATGGGACTGATTGGTTGACTCCTCCCACTTTCAgcattgagttaaaaaaaaggtgggagccggtACGTTTAATTCAATTTatattagggaaatcggccgcacgggataataatttgaagtttctaagaatgcttggaacgTGTAGatttgcattttattttatttttgcattttatttCCCGACTGCTTGTGGGAAAAAAGAATATCTGAATGGTGGCCACTGGCGATTGTAGCTCATGTGACTTTTCTCTCTCTTGGTGCAGCGGCGCGCAACATCAACTACTTCTACACGGAGACCCGATTCGATTGGAGCCCCGTCAAGTTCTCCAATGTGACGGCTTTCTTCGGCCTCATGCAGCTGCTAGCAACGGCCGTCTGTGTGGTCGTGCTCAGCCGGCTGCTGCAGGTGCGAGACCTGGTGCTAGCCTGTGTGGGCGTGGTCGCTtttgccctgcagaacgccgtCAAGGGCTTCGCCACCCACGAGTGGATATACTACCTTAGTGAGTGTTGCTGCCTCCTCACCTCCGAGCACGCAATTCTggtagaaatcacagaaacagtCCTCGGGGAGTTGGGATGAGTAGCTTTCTTAGTGCTCTAGCACTTGTAATGGCCATTTCCTGCATTTAGccattgtgtgtttgtctgtctgtctgtctgaagcctcttTTTGTGGAaagctgctcacctgcccaggTATATACCGGGCGTTTTTTTAATTGTTTAcagatcgtttttttttaaaccccgCAAGAGATATGTCGGTGTGGTCTATGGTTTGTGCgggtggattgtacagcaaggtggACATTATGTACTTGATAGAGCTCAGTGATTAAACAtttaactaaaattaactaatcaactttttacTTTTGATGTCAAGGGCCAACAttatataaagaaattgaaggctgtcaacatggAACCTGAGTTCAGTTTCTAGATTTTCTTTATCAGCTATGCATTTTGAAATATTTAATGTCAAAAATGTACATTTTTTAGCTTGTAACATTGGCTTCCCGCAATGCACATTTCTAACGTCACTGGCCGTAGTATTGTTGCGGAAATCCAGTTAACTGCTTCCACGCCATTGAATAGACAAACGGCTTCCATATTTGCTGTATGAGAAATGCGAGCAACGCCATTTTAAATATGTGCATTGCGGGAAGCCAACTTAATGAGCTAAAACATGCATATTTTTGATATGAAATATTTTGAACCGCATTGCcgataaagaaaatttaaaaactggatTCGGCTCTTATGTTGACGGCTTTCAATTTCTTAATATAATGTTGGCCCTTTAAATCAAAAgtaaaaagttgattagttaattttagttaataGTTTAATCACTGAGCTCTATCACGTACATTAAATCCACCTTActgtacaatccacctgcacagaccacACTGACTTATCTCTCACAGGGTTTAAAACAATGATCTGTAAAAAGTTCAAAAAAAAACACCCGATATATGCACCACTTTGTGTGCTGGTGAACAGCTTGCccaccatgtctgttggcagctcaattaatcgtgagaggctgctcgggaagaacaacttgGATTGCAACttaacccaagcaacccaagtcccaccgatggcaacgcCTGCCATAGAAGAGCAGTGATGCATCGCTtgaccgttgcaccactgcgccaggagtgctagGAAGGCTACCAAgatctatgaatggagagaatgaccagttccgcatatatagacattaacccattatcactgtccgaacaactgccatccgtgaacaatgGATATGAACAGCAGGACCGAAGTGAAAAACTGAATGgctagtgcacctaattcgcatttggcctaacctcGCAAATcgaccatctttttttttttttatctaataGCATCTGTACTTGGTCACCAAGAGTTAGGTGAAAGAATTTTTAAGAGATACTAAAAGCATGCAGGGtgattttttttcagctttacagatttttgttttaaaaactgAGAGGTATGTCAGTGTGGTCTGTTCTGCTGGATTGTGCAGCAGGGCAGACATTTTATACCTCATGTGGAGTAATACTTAGATGATGAAGTAACTTAAATTAGCTAATaagctttttattttattattggtTTTAGCAGGCATGGTTACATTGCAAAATAGATGGCTGTCAACACTGAAGGTGAGCCCTTTtttcaattttaaattttcttaatcagcAATGTGGCTCAAGACATCAAGCATCAAAAATGCGCACTTGAAAGCTTGTTGAattggctttcccgcattaccTAATTATAAAACGGTGTTGCTGCACCTGGTACTGTCGCCGAAATCAAGTCAGCATCTGTGAAATATAGAAACTGTGTCTATATGTGATGCATAAAACGTGTGAGAGGCGATGTTTGAAATTATGCAATGCGGGGAAGTGAACTCGGTAAGCATTCAAATCCGTATTTTTGACGCTCAGTGTATAAAACAACATTGTCGATTAAGGAAATTTAAAAATAcagctcaccttcgatgttgacagTCATCAATTTCGCTGTATGGCATTGCCCcctaaaataaagaataaaatagTTTATTAGTTAATTTTATTTAACTAAGCGCTTAATTATTGATCCACACCAGGTACATAATGCCTGTCTTGCTGTACAATCGAGCTCAACAGACTGTGCTGACAAACATCTCagtgtttaaaataaaaatttgtgaAGGTTAAAAAGAATCACCCTGTATGTCTGCAAACCTTCCCTCCAAACCTTCCGAGTGTCTGAACACGACATCATTTCTACCAAAAATTGGCCCCACTTTTTCTTTCAATTTATATTTTGTCAAAAAAAGCACTTGCTGCCATAATTGTCTCTGGTGGTGCTTGTAATCTGACCAAAGCCAAAGTGATCTGACCAAAGCTATTGCAGCTGATGGTATATTTTATAGAGCTGGAATGTTCGGGCCTTTGTGACAAACCGCCACCATTTCCAAAAGTCTGGTGTATGTTTGCAACCTGTTTGTAACCTGTTTGTAGGGAGGAGCAATGTCTAAAACTTCAGCTTTTCAGAACAAATAGCAGATTTTTGGCGTCCATCCTGCACTATGGGATCTCCCATGTTCGACCCATAAGCCTCCCTCTCCCGTCTCTGCAGACTCCTGAATTTTGCCCTTGCCAGGCTGGCAGGTATAAAAGAGAAAGTCCAGCTATATGAGCGGTTAGTGCCCCAGAGTTTACCTTATTTTTACTCGGAACAGACCATGGATAAATAAGAAAATTACGTGAAGGCAAAAGACCATAGCAATGCCCCTCAAGGATTCTGGCAGCTGCGCTCAATTAAATGAACTCtttgctttcacatgcaacattGTTTTGATGGTAAGTCCATACCACTGAAACAAGGAGGTAGCTGAATGCAGTGAAATGGAAAGTAGTGTCGAATGCAGCGcgctgcctgtgctcaaaggttGTTTATTTCCAAAGCTTGGTGAAAGGACCGGAAGGGGGGTCCGTGCCATCGGCACATCCATCAGCAAAAGCGCACATACTCGCACCTGTGGTGGAAAAGTGGCAAGGCCCTCTTTTAATTAACCGGGGGCTGACTGGACGATTTTATCGTTCTGGCCCACAGCATGTGCTCCCAGTGGTCTGCAACACTTTGTGGAAGAGCCTTTGCCTGCCAGGAGACTAATTTCGATGTGCAGTTTCAATTTTGTGAAGTGAACTGCATATTTTCCTAACTTTTGGTATATCAGCGTTTAAATGTAGTAAAATTCTACTATGCATTCTGTGGTTTCGAAGGCTTTTGGCTCATTTCACATCTGTATGGTAACAAGCCTCTCAACTGCCCTGTTCTTTCCTGCTTTATGTGTTGTCTGTCTCTACAATTACCATTTTACTTTTGATTGGCTAGCAGGGTGACCCATGTAAATTGACCGCTTCTGCAGCTGGACCCTATTAGGGAAGACACTCAGTCCGGAAGACAACTTGCCAACAGAAGAGGAGTGTCTAAAACTGTTCCAAGTTTTGAAAGCCAACTTGACGTGTTGTAGGATTTTTCAACGGCTAAAAAAATGTCTTGACTGGTGTTCTCGTCAAAAGCTTCGTATACAGTGCTGATTTTCCAGGGTTATGAAAGCCTTCAAAAGAACGAGGGTGCTGTGCGGCAGCACAGGAAGTTGCCCTGACTGCAAACAGGTGGCAGCGCTGACCTTGCCAGCTCCGACTGCTAATGGTCCTTCTCGATTGGCCTTTGCAGGCTATGTGCTTGGGTCGCCTGGTGGAGCAGCAGGTATCGGGATATCGTCCTATGCCTCCAAGTTGATCAGCCCACACGAAGCAAGTGAGTGCTCACAGGCATGAACCGCAAACAATTTCTGGCTTCTTTGGCACGAAATTCTCTAATTGGCCGagagggtcatgacatcatcACTATGTGACCCATGGACCAATCATAGGGCACCACTAAGTTTCAAAATCTGAGGACCCCCAATACTTTGGAACGTGGTCTACCCCTCAAAATGGATTAGGGCGGATTAGTGGGGATTGTTTGGTAGATTAGGTAGATGGTGAGGATTGATGGGTCGGGTTAGTAAAGTCCCATATGATCCAATGAAAGGTActggaacattctagaaggtgatgactctTGTATACCATTTAAGGGCAATGCCGCCGGTTCTAGCGAGAGTTTTGGCGAGAAAATCACTACATTAGACACTCACTGCAGACACCGTAGCAGGTAACCTGTATGCTTTGTCTTTAAAAGAATGTCTTTAAAAGAAGGCCCCCAAGTTCTTTTGTTGATGTATCAGTTTTATGGTGCGAGGCAATTGCTCAAAATTCATGCAAGCTATAAGAGGGACATCGCATGCTTTACCAAACTTGTCACAATAGAAGATCAGACGAAGTTCCACAGGATCGCAGAGGGCACTGCTGCTTGCTGGGATGCAGGCAGTTCTTGAATTTGTGCACTCACCATGTTATGCACACTTAGAAACAGACTACCTTACTGCTTTGCATCGCATGGTGAACCCCAAACCAGTCTCAAAAGACTTTTTTATTGCAGATCTggcatcttaattttttttttgcagtgagctGACTTAATCATTGTGAACGGCCTGCACTAGTGATGGCCTTGAAATCAAAATATTGTGTTTGCTGGCTAGTGGGCACAAcgttacagtgttctagaaggcatTGTAGTTGCAAGAGCAAAGCAGGTTTCGATGGGAGGCGCCGAGGCAAAAAAACCGGATGGCCACGCGGggcgctgccgtcgaatactgGAGGGGAAAAGCTGACcatctgcgttgctgcgtcgttgcATTCAGCAAGTTGAGCGTTTTCATTGGGAAAGTGTGGCACTTTAAGCTCGTTGGGATAATAAAAGCGGGTGAGTGCGTCCCTGGGAGACATGAACATATGCAAAAAGTCTACAAAACGCGGGTACTACTCTACACCCAGCCGACCGTGACCATTTCGCCTGAGGGACACCCTGAGAATGCATTGCCAACCAAAGGCACCTAGAGCAAA containing:
- the LOC144109457 gene encoding uncharacterized protein LOC144109457 isoform X1, producing the protein MHAASSLDSDGFDGPQSNSRTPLLRTRALGDQMTSFVDATEPDVVMSSDNKKTPAPPVLRHVDWLHFVRTLHLELFLFVYAISYSMRLVMTQDLLLSKSCLLRYGINASACRNLSWNVTIKDDVTRYANMHNLALFLIQFVPAGLLSIFVSPWSDRYGHKIPLLVAIAGGILQDLTTLFTVMSFYAPLYATVLCAIPNGFSGGLVSVCASVYSNGTRTASAELKTVRFAVIMTALTLGFQLGLFVGGQVFRAAAGNYTAVYVTSAVLLAVMYVWVGWTVPFSTQLHRSSRWELLRDLMRLDNLREGGRAVFRPRPGFNRAKLLLLMVSIWFILFNSETARNINYFYTETRFDWSPVKFSNVTAFFGLMQLLATAVCVVVLSRLLQVRDLVLACVGVVAFALQNAVKGFATHEWIYYLSYVLGSPGGAAGIGISSYASKLISPHEAIAACGCRMLTLRTKTRPCSSPTGTAPQTSLHTRSEGNRSMYARPCCFTAETSYSCLGCPLWDVLYNRQGLQHHRQLCSRVVCLLRMHRCALLDA
- the LOC144109457 gene encoding proton-coupled folate transporter-like isoform X2: MHAASSLDSDGFDGPQSNSRTPLLRTRALGDQMTSFVDATEPDVVMSSDNKKTPAPPVLRHVDWLHFVRTLHLELFLFVYAISYSMRLVMTQDLLLSKSCLLRYGINASACRNLSWNVTIKDDVTRYANMHNLALFLIQFVPAGLLSIFVSPWSDRYGHKIPLLVAIAGGILQDLTTLFTVMSFYAPLYATVLCAIPNGFSGGLVSVCASVYSNGTRTASAELKTVRFAVIMTALTLGFQLGLFVGGQVFRAAAGNYTAVYVTSAVLLAVMYVWVGWTVPFSTQLHRSSRWELLRDLMRLDNLREGGRAVFRPRPGFNRAKLLLLMVSIWFILFNSETARNINYFYTETRFDWSPVKFSNVTAFFGLMQLLATAVCVVVLSRLLQVRDLVLACVGVVAFALQNAVKGFATHEWIYYLSYVLGSPGGAAGIGISSYASKLISPHEATKVFSFWTTCESLVPAFGDVFSSLVFNAAISYQPGLPFLIGAVLQLFPLAALICCLRMPHADPEDEDEAMLEPNRDSSTNQPPHSL